CTAGAATCAAAGCCATGACCTTCGCCATCGGCGTCGATCTCGGCGGCACCAACCTGCGCATCGCTGCCGTGGATGAGGCCGGCAAGTTGCTGGAGAAGGTTTCGGTGCCCACCGAGACCGGCCACGGGCGCCACGGTGTCCTGGACCAGATGTGCGCCATCATCCAGCAGGTTTCAGGCAGGTATGCCGCCACCAGCAAGCTGGCCGGTATCGGCATCGGCGTGCCCGGGATCATCGACATGG
This sequence is a window from Terriglobales bacterium. Protein-coding genes within it:
- a CDS encoding ROK family protein gives rise to the protein MTFAIGVDLGGTNLRIAAVDEAGKLLEKVSVPTETGHGRHGVLDQMCAIIQQVSGRYAATSKLAGIGIGVPGIIDMETGMLRQSPNLPGWEDYPVRQGIERRLATRVILENDANAAALGEKWLGAAKDVDDMLMLTLGTGVGGGLVLG